GCGATCCGGCTCATAATGAAGGCAAGTCCCCAGATCACCGCCACCAGAACGGCGATGCAGACATCGGCCGGTTTCATTTTTTTCTAGCTCGCCTGGTCCGGCTTCGGTTTGCGCAGCAGATAGGTGCCGTGCAGCGGCGCGTGATAATCGACCGCTTCCAGCGTGAATCCGATATCGGTCAGCATGCGCTCGATCACCCAGCCGAAGGTCGAGTATTCGTCGCGCATATGGGTAACCACGCCCTCGTGCTCGAAGTCGTGGTTCTTGATGGTGAAATCCGCCCATTGCTCGACATCGCGCTCGACGCCGTCGGGCATGCTGACGAATACGATGTCGCGCAGGTAGAAGTTGGCGCCGGGCTTCAGCGCGGCGAAAATCCGCGCCAGCGCCACCGCCTTCCAGAAATCCGGCAGATGGTGCAGCGTGAATTCGCTGACGATCAGGTCATATGAATTCGGCTGATAGGCGAAGCTCAGCATGCCCGCGGGCTGGGTGCGGACCGCTACCTTGCGGTCGCGCGCGTAGATCTTGGCGAGCGCCAACATCGCCGGCGAAATATCGATCGCGTCGACCTCGGCGCCGAGCAGCGCCGCCTCGCAGGCCAGTACGCCGTTGCCGCAACCGATATCGGCGACGCGCCAGCCGCGCTGCACGCCGAGCATGGTGAGCGCCGCGCGCGCCCGGAGGTCGCTGTCGTCATGCCGGTCATAGATCGAGGCGACCGCGGAATCGAGTCCGAGCTGCCGCCTTTGATTGTAGTACCAGTCGCGCGCCAGCATGTTCACATCCCTTCAGGCCCGCGCCCGATCGCGGCAACCCCGGTGCGCGACACTTCGACAAGGCCGAGCGGGCGCATCAGGTCGATGAACTGATTGATCTTGGCGGAATTGCCGGTGATCTCGAACACGAAGCTTTCGGTGGTGGCATCGATCACGCGGGCGCGGAACGCATCCGCCAGCCGCAGCGCCTCGACGCGGTTGTCGCCGCCGCCGCGCACCTTGACCATCGCCAGTTCCCGCTCGATCGAACGGCCGGTCAGCGTCATGTCGACGACGCGATAGACCGGGACCATGCGGTCGAGCTGGTGCTTGATCTGCTCGATCACCATCGGCGTGCCCGTCGTGACGATCGTGATACGGGAGAGATGTTTCTGGCTCTCGGTCTCGGAAACGGTGAGACTTTCGATGTTGTAGCCGCGCCCCGAAAACAGTCCGATCACGCGCGCGAGCACGCCCGGCTCGTTCTGCACCAGCACCGAAAGCGTGTGCGCTTCGGTCGGATCGTGCCGCTCTTCGAGGAAGTAAGCGGATGCGGGCTGGTTCATTGTCGTCCCCTTGTCATTCACTGGTGTCATGCCCGCGAAAGCGGGCATCCAGTAATCGCCGGCACCCGGGATGAACCCGGAAGCCGCGGCGTACTGGATCGTCCGGACAAGCCGGACGATGACGTCAATATGTGTGGCGCGTCGGTAGCCATCCTCACACCGCCATCCTGTCTGGAACGACGGTCGTCTCCGGCATCACCCACCTGCGAAACAGATCGAAATCGATATTGCCGCCGGACAGGATCAGTCCGACGCGCTTGCCGCGATTGCGGGCCTTTTCCTGCAGCGCCGCGGCAAGCGGGGCCGCGCCGGCGCCTTCGGCCAAGTTATGGGTGTCGGTCCAGTAGGCACGGACGGCCTCGGCTATCTCGTCATCGGTGACCTGCACGATCCGCGAGGCGCCTTTGCAGATGATCGCCAACGCGTCGGAATCAGGCACGCGCGTCGCCATGCCGTCGGCCAGCGTGGCGCTGGTCTCGGTAGAGACGGCGGTGCCGGCCGCGAACGACAGCGCATAGGACGGCGCTTCGGTCGACTGCACGCCGACGATTTCGGTCTTCCGTCCCAGCAGATCGCGCGCCAGGATGCAGCCGCAGATGCCGGAGCCCTGCCCGATCGGCACATAGAGCACGTCGAGGTCGGGCGCGGTTCGCAGCAGTTCGAGCGCGTAGGTCGCGACGCCCCGAACCAGATCGGGATGGAACGACGGCACGATTTCAAGCCCGCGCGCCTCGGCCTGGCGGGTGGCTTCGAGGCGCGCCGCCTCGAAATCCTCGCCATGCTCGATCAGTTCGGCGCCGAAGGCGTGCATGGCGCGGTTTTTCTCAACCGAGTTGCCGCGCGGAACATAGATCGTCACCGGCAGCCGGTAGCGGCCGGCCGCGAAAGCAAGACTCTGGCCGTGATTGCCGCGGGTCGCCGAAATCAAGCCGGCGATGCCGGGCCGCTCGCACTTCAGGCGATCGACGTAAACCAGCCCGCCGCGCACCTTGAAGGCGCCGATCGGCGTGTGGTTCTCATGCTTGACGATCACGGTCGCGCCGAGCCGCTGCGCCAGCAGCGGCCACGCATGCGCCGGCGTCGGCGGCATTGCCGCCGCGACGACTTCATGTGCGTGCTCGAGCTGGCTGAGATCAAACATCAGTTCATCTCACACCAGTGCCTTGCCGCCGGCAAAGGCGGCGGCGGTCGCTTCGTCGGTGGCTTCCACCGGCAGCAGCATTTCGTTGTGAGCCTTGCCGGACGGGATCATCGGGAAGCAGTTCTCCAGCGCCGCGACGCGGCAGTCGAACAGCACCGGGCGCTTGATCGAGATCATCTCCTTGATCGCGCCGTCGAGATCGCCAGGCTTGATCGCCTGCAGGCCGACGCAGCCGAACGCGTCCGCGAGCTTGACGAAATCCGGCAGCGCTTCCGAGTAGGAGTGCGACAGCCGGTTGCCGTGCAGAAGCTGCTGCCACTGCCGCACCATGCCCATATACTGGTTGTTCAGGATGAAGATCTTGATCGGCAGCTCGTACTGAACCGCCGTCGACATCTCCTGCATCGTCATCTGCACCGAGGCGTCGCCGGCAATGTCGATGACGAGGCTGTCGCGATGGGCAACCTGCACGCCGAGCGCGGCCGGCAGGCCATAGCCCATGGTACCGAGACCGCCCGACGTCATCCAGCGGTGCGGTTCCTCGAAGCCGAAGAACTGCGCCGCCCACATCTGGTGCTGGCCGACCTCGGTGGTGATGTAGGTGTCGCGCCCGCGCGTCGCCTCGAACAGCTTCTCGATCGCGTATTGCGGCAGGATGATATCGTTGCTCTTCTTGTAGGACAGCGAGTTGCGCGCCCGCCACTTGGCGATCTCCGCCCACCAGGCCTTGATGTCGGGCTTCTTGGCTTCCGCCTTGAACACCTGCAGCAAGTCGCCGAGCACGTTGCCGCAGTCGCCGATGATCGGCACGTCGACGCGAATGTTCTTGTTGATCGAGGACGGATCGATGTCGATGTGGATCTTCTTGGAGTTCGGCGAGAACGCATCGACGCGGCCGGTGATGCGGTCGTCGAAGCGCGCGCCGACGCACAGCATGACGTCGCAATCATGCATCGTCATGTTGGCCTCGTAGGTGCCGTGCATGCCCAGCATGCCCAGCCAGTTCTTGCCGGTCGCAGGATATGCGCCGAGGCCCATCAGCGTCGAGGTGATCGGGAAACCTGTGGCTTCGACCAGGTCGCGCAGCAGCTTCGACGCCTCGGGTCCGGAATTGATGACGCCACCGCCGGAATAGATCACCGGGCGCTTGGCGGAAGCCAGCAGCGCCACGGCCTTGCGGATCTGCGCCGCATCGCCCTTCACCCGCGGCGTATACGACACGTGCACATCGGACTTGCGCGGCGGATGGTAGGTGCCGACCGCGAACTGGACGTCCTTGGGCACGTCGACCAGCACCGGACCGGGACGGCCGGTGGTCGCCACGTAGAACGCCTCGTGCAACACCTTGGCGAGATCGTTGACGTCGCGCACCAGCCAATTGTGCTTGGTGCAGGGACGCGTGATGCCGACGGTGTCACATTCCTGGAACGCATCATTGCCGATCAGATGCGTCGGCACCTGCCCGGTGATGCAGACCAGCGGAATCGAATCCATCAGCGCATCCGTCAGCGGCGTCACCATGTTGGTGGCGCCGGGACCTGAGGTCACCAGCACCACGCCCGGCTTGCCGGTCGAGCGGGCATAGCCTTCGGCGGCATGGCCGGCGCCCTGCTCGTGCCGTACCAGGATGTGCTCGACCTCGCTCTGCTGAAAGATCTCGTCGTAGATCGGAAGCACCGCGCCGCCGGGATAGCCGAACAGGTGCTGGACGCCATGATCGATGAGCGCGCGCACGATCATCGCGGCGCCGGACATCTGGTTCGGATCGTGGCTCTTGTCGGTCATAACGCGTTTCCTTGGCTTGCTCCGGATCCGCTGTTGCCAGCGGCTTTTTCGGTCTCGAGAATTTGGGAAATAAAAAAGGGCCCCAGAGGCCCCATGCACACCGCCCGAATTTGGATGGCCTTCAGCCACCCCCGGCGGTGCGCCTGGGTACGACTACGATAAGGAGTTTGGTAATAATATTACGCATTCGAGGTCTCGGACTTCCCAAAGGTTGCGCGGGTTATACCGCCCAGTCCCCGGAAGTCAAGGGAAGGCGGCGTTCAGCGCCGTTTTGGCAGCTTAGCGGTGTTCCGGCGGTTCTGCGAGTGCGAATTTGCCGTTCCCGCCATGCGTGGCTGTTGTTCAACTCGACGTCATTCCGGGATGGTCCGAAGGACCAGACCTCAGGGGTGCAATTGCACCCCCGGGGAATCTCGAGATTCCGGGTTCGCTTCGCGCCCCGGAATGACACTGGCCAGCCAGCCCCTCGCCACCTCCGGCGCCATCCATTCGAACTCCGGCAGTTGATGCCGGAACCAGGTGAATTGCCGCTTGGCGTAATGGCGGGTGTCGGCGCGGGCGGTCTCGGCGGCGGCCTCGCGCGTGATCTCGCCCTTGAGGTGGCGGATCAGCGCCGGCACGCCATGGGCCTTCATCGCCGGCAGCAACGGATCAAGATTTCGCGATGCCAGCGCGGCGACCTCGTCCAGCGCGCCGCCCGCCAGCATCGCATCGAACCGGGCATCGATCCGGGCGTAGAGCTGGTCGCGCTCGGGGGCGATGAACAATGCCGCAAACTCACCCGGCGGCAGCAGCGGCGGCAAGCCTTCGCGATGCCAGTCGGTCAGCGAGCGGCCGGTCGCCTCCACGACCTCCAGCGCACGCGCAATGCGGGTGCGATCGCGCGGCTTGAGGCGCTCGGCCGAGGCCGGATCGCGCGCAGCAAGTTCGGCATGCAGCGCTTCGACGCCATCCCGCTCCAGCCGCGCGCGCACGTCCTCGCGCACGTCGGCGGCAATCGGCGGCACCGCCGACAGGCCACGCGTCAGCGCCTTGAAATACAGGCCGGAACCGCCGGTGAAGATCGGCAGGCGTCCCTCCGCGCGCGCATCAGCCAGCACCTTCGTGGCATCCGCTACCCAGGCGCCGGCGGAAAAATTCACGGCGGCATCGACATGGCCATAAAGGCTGTGCGGCACCGCGGCCTCTTCGGCCGGCGTCGGCCGCGCCGTGATGACGCGAAGATCGCGGTAGACCTGCATGGAATCGGTGTTGATGACGACACCGCCGGTTTTTTGCGCCAATTCGAGCGCCAGCGCCGACTTGCCGCTGGCGGTCGGCCCTGCGATAAGCACGGGCTTTCTTAGATCTTGCTTGCTCAAGTCCTGCTTGCTCAAACTTTGCGAACCCGCCTGCATGTCCCTCGTCGCCACGCTCATCTGCAATCCCGTCAACCCCGCGCTCGACTCCACCATCGTCGACGGCGCGCTCGCCGTTCTGCCACAGCCGGGATCAGCGCAATGGCTATTCGACGGGGTGGCGGTCGATATCCCCTTCGAAGGCCAATCCTTCAATAGCCCGGCCGACATCAAGGCGATCGAGGCCCGCCTGCGCCAGGCGCGCGGCGACCTGCCGATCGACATTGTGGTGCAGCCTGTCGCGTTCCGGCGCAAGAAGCTTTTTCTGGCCGACATGGATTCCACCATGATCGGCCAGGAATGCATCGACGAGCTGGCCGATTTCGCCGGCCTGAAAGCGCACGTCGCCGCCATCACCGAGCGCGCGATGCGCGGCGAAATCGAGTTTGAACCCGCGCTGCGCGAACGCGTCGCGCTGTTGAAGGATCTGCCGGTCGGCGTGATCGACGAGGTGCTGGAAAAACATATTACGCTGACGCCGGGGGGCCGCGAGCTGGTTTCCACCATGCGCGCGCACGGCGCCTGGACCTGCCTGATCTCGGGCGGCTTCACGCTGTTCACCAACGCGGTCGCCGCCAAGATCGGCTTCCAGGAGAACCGCGCCAACGAGTTGAAAGTCCACGACGGCAAACTCACCGGTGAAGTCACCGAGCCGATTTTGGGCCGCGCCACCAAACTTGCGACCCTGGTCGAGTTGCGCGAATCCTTCGATCTCGACGAGATCGACACGCTGGTGACCGGCGACGGCGCCAACGATCTCGGTATGATCGAGGCCGCCGGCCTCGGCGTCGCCTATCACGCCAAGCCTGCGGTCGCGGCGGCCGCGGCTGCGCGGATCGATTACGGCGATCTCAGCGCGCTGTTGTACGCGCAGGGCTACCGGCGCGAGGAGTTTGTGGAGGGGTAGTCCTCAACTGTCATCACCCGCCTTGTGCGCCATTGCGCACTGGAGCGGGTGATCCAGTATTGAGATGCGTGAGCGACGGGACCGAAAGGCCGCGGCGTACTGGATACTCCGCCTTCGCGGAGTATGACTGGTTATTACTGCACGCTCAGCGCGACGAAGCGCAATTCGCCGTCGCCGTTGGCAACCAGTAGCAGCACCGACTTCTTGCCGTCCTTCTTGAGCTGATCGACACGCTTCTTGATATCGGCGGCATTGCTCACCGCCTCCTGCGCCACCTCGACGATGACGTCGCCGGCGGACAGCCGCTTTTCGGCGGCATCCGACGTGCCGTCGACGCCGGTGATGACCACGCCCTTGACGCTTTCCTTGATCTTGTATTTGCCGCGCAGGTCCTTGCTCAGCGTCGCCAGATCGAGGCCCAGCGCCTTTTGCGTCACCGGCTTTTCGGCCGGCTCTTCCTTGGCCTTGGCGGCAGCCTGTTGCGCCTTGTCGTTGTCCTCGAGGCGGCCGAGCGTCACCTTGCGGGTTTCCTCATTGCCCTTGCGGATGATCACGACATCGACTTCCTTGCCGACCGCGGTGTCAGCCACCACGCGCGACAGGTCCTTCGGGTCCTTGACGTCCTTGCCGTCGAACTTGACCACGACGTCGCCGGGCTCGATGCCGGCAGGTTTCGCCGGGCCCTTGTCGTCGACCCCCGCCACCAGCGCACCGCGGGCGGGCTTGATGTTGAGGCTTTCGGCGATCTCGTCGGTGACCTGCTGAATGCGCACGCCGAGCCAGCCGCGGCGCAGTTCGCCGAACTGCCGGAGCTGATCGACGACGCCGGCAACCGTTTTGGACGGCACCGCAAAACCGAGGCCGATCGAGCCGCCAGTCGGTGAAATGATCAGTGTGTTGACGCCGACCACCTCGCCCTCGAGGTTGAACAGCGGGCCGCCGGAATTGCCGCGATTGATCGATGCGTCGGTCTGGATGTAGTTGTCGTACGGCCCCTGGCTGATGTCGCGGTTGCGCGCCGAGACGATGCCGGCCGTGACCGAGCCGCCGAGCGAAAACGGATTGCCGATCGCGATCACCCACTCGCCGAGACGCAGCTTGTCGGAATCGCCGAACTTCACGGCGATCAGCGGTTTCACCGGCTTGAACTTCAGAACCGCGATATCGGTCTTCTTGTCGACGCCGACCAGTTCGGCCTTGATCTTGGTGCCGTCGTTCATGATCACGTTGATCTCGTCGGCGTCGGCGATGACGTGATTGTTGGTGACGACGATGCCCGAGGTGTCGACGATGAAGCCGGAGCCGAGCGAATTGGTCTTGCGCGGCTGCATGTCGCCGTTCTTGTCGCCGCCCTTGGGGCCGCCGCCGCGCCGGTTCTTGAAGAAGTCGTCGAAGAACTCCTCAAACGGCGAACCCGGCGGCAGTTGTGGCATCGCGCCCCGGTCGCCGCCACCTTTGGCTTCGACGGTCTGCGAGGTCGAGATGTTGACGACGGCGTCGATCACCTTCTCGGCAATGTCGGCGATGCCGTCCGGACCCCGCGCACTGGCCGGCGCAGACACCAGCATGCTGGCGGCACTGAGCGTGATCGCAAGCCCTATCAGGCGCAGGCTGCGGCTCAAGGCGGGTCTGGCAGCGGTCATGTCAGCTTCTCTCCAAAGGGTCGGTAGGGTCCACAGTGCGCCCGAACGGGTCCGCGGCGCAAGCATTTGAGCCGGACAATCCGGCGAAAAACCGGTTCCTGGCGGCACACGATTTCGTTGATGCAGCAGGGGTTTGCAATCAATTTAGGTGGTCGTCATTCCGGGGCGATGCAAAGCATCGAACCCGGAATCTCGAGATTCCGGGTCTGGTCCTTCGGACCATCCCGGAATGACAGCAAAAATCCTACCGCCGGACGAACCAGATCAGGACCAGACCCGCGACCGCCGATCCGATGCCGACCACCCGCAGAATATTGTCCGGCGTTGCCAGCGCGCTCTTCATGGCACGGCGCATCCAGGCCGGGCTTGCCGCGAACATCAGGCCTTCCAGCACAAACAGGATTCCCACACCGATGAGGAAGTCGGTGAACGCTATGGACCTCATCGGATGGCAACCTCCCGTTAGCAGCGCCTTTTTTGCGCTTATGGCAGCGAAGCGAGTTCCGCTTCGCTACACCTTTTGTACCCCGCCGCCAACCTTATGGCTTCGGCGCAGCAGGCGCCGCGGCGGCTGGCGGATGCCCGGCCGGATTGGCGAAGAAGCGGAAGAACTCCGAATCCGGCCGCAGCAGGAAGCGGGTATCGTTCGACTTCAGCCCGTTCTCATAGGCCGTCATCGACCGGTAGAAGGCAAAGAAATCCGGATCCTTGCCATAGGCCTCGGCGAACAGCCGGTTGCGTTCCGCATCGCCGGCGCCCCGTGTCTGCTCGGCGGTCGAATTGGCCTCGGCGATGATCACCGTCGCCTCACGATCGGCCTTCGACCTGATCTCCTGCGCCTTCTGGCCGCCCTGGGCGCGGAACTCCGCCGCCTCGCGCTGCCGCTCGGTCTGCATCCGCTGGTAGACCGCCTGGCTGTTCTGCTCCGGCAAATCAGCCCGGCGGATACGCACGTCGACGACCTGAATGCCGTAACCGTCGGCCTCCTTGTCGAGCTGGTCGCGGATCCGGTTCATCAGGGCTTCGCGCTCGTCGCGCACCACCGTGATGAAGGTGACCTCGCCCAGCACGCGGCGCAGCGACGCGTTCAATAGCGTCGTGAGCTGGATGTTGGCGGCCTGGATCGAACCGACGCTCTGGTAGAACCGCAGCGCGTTCTTGATGCGGTAGCGGGCGAACGCATCGACCACCAGCCGCTTCTGATCGGAGGCGATCACTTCCTGCGACGGGTTTTCCAGGTCGAGGATACGCTTGTCGATCGAGATCACGCTGTCGATGAACGGCGCTTTGAAGTTCAGGCCGGGATCGGTGACGACGCGAACGGGCTCGCCGAGCCGCACCACCAGCACCTGCTCGGTTTGTGAGACGGTGAAGACGGAGCTGTAGCCGATGATGATGACGACCAGCAGCACGATGAGGGAGGCAATGCCTGCAACGGGGGATCTCATCGCGTGCCTCCCTGCTGCGGCTGACTCGTCGTGGGCGCGGCCGGACGCCGCGGCGTCAACTCGCTGAGCGGCAGATACGGCACGATATTCTGCCCATTGCCGCCGCCGTCATAGACCAGCTTCTCGGAACCGCCGAGAACCCGTTCCATGGTCTCGAGATAAATACGCTCTCGCGTCACGTCGGGCGCCTTCTTGTATTCGTCATAGACTTTCAGGAAGCGCGCGCTCTGGCCCTTGGCCTCGGCTACCGCCTGCTCCTTGTAGCCTTCGGCAATCTGCAGGATTTGCGCTCCGCGGCCACGCGCGTCGGGAACGACACGGTTGGCGTAGGTCTGCGCTTCGTTCTGCAGTCGCTCGAGGTCGGCGCGTGCGGCCTGCACGTCGCGGAACGCGTCGATCACCTGCGCCGGAGGGTCGACCTTCTGCATCTGCACCTGCTGCACGGCGATGCCGGAGCCGTAGCTGTCCAACGTCTTCTGCATCAGGTCCTGCACGCTCGCTTCGGTCGTGGTACGTGCGCCGGTGAGGATCGGCTGGATGTTGGCGCGGCCGACGACCTCGCGCATCGCGCTTTCAGCCACGGCCTTCACGGTGCCTTCGGGATTCTGGATGTTGAAGAGATAATTGCCGACGCCGTCGGGTTTGATCCGCCACAGCACGGTGAAGTCGACGTCGACGATGTTCTCGTCGCCGGTCAGCATCAGGCTTTCTTCCGGCACGTCGCGCATGGTGCGGCCGCGCCGCGCCGGATCGTCGATCAGCGTCATGCCGATCGAAATGGTGGAGACGCGCAGCGCCTTCGGCAGCAGCACAGTCTCGATCGGATAGGGCAGATGATAGTTCAGGCCGGGCTGCACCGTGCGCACATGCTTGCCGAAGCGCAGCACGACGCCGAGCTCTTCCGACTGGACGCGGAAAAATCCAGACAGGCCCCAGATCGCCAGCGCACCGATCAGCACCAGGGCGATGCCCATGCCGCTGAAATGGCCGCCGGGCAGAAGCTGCTGCAGCCGGTCCTGGCCGCGGCGCAAGAGGTCCTCAAGATCGGGGGGCCTTGGCCCAACCGATTGCGGACCGTTGCCCCACGGTCCTTTCGGACCCGAGCCCCACGGGCCCCCGCCTTGATTCTTCCACGGCATATAAATCTCCTCCGCGGGGCCCGGGTCCGCCTGTTTGGGTGGGATACCCGGCCTCGCCTATCCGCCCGGCTTTATAGGGGACCGCCCGGGCCCTTACAACGCAAGCTTGGTGCTCGAAGCAGCTATGCGTGATGCCATAATTGTCAATGTAAACATTGGTTAGCGCGGTTAATGCCGGCCGCGTCGACGAAATGTCACATAGGAGAAATCGGCGCTGTCGTCGGGACCAGCGGGATTCCGCTGGCGCGCGACCTCTTCCCAGTCCGCCGCATCAATTGTGGCGAAGCGCGTATCGCCCTCAGGCCGGGCGTGCACTTCGGTGATTTCCAGCCGGTCGGCGCGATCAATCGATTGCGCATAGATTTCGGCGCCGCCGATGATCGCAATGTCAGTGGCGAAACGCCGCAGCGCATCGCCGGTCGCGATCGCCATGGCATCCGCGGGCGTGCTGGTGACAACAACGCCGGCCGCGCGAAATTCAGGATCGCGCGTCACCACGATATTGGTCCGGCCGGGTAGCGGCCGGCCGATCGAGACGAAGGTCTTGCGGCCCATCACGACAGGGCGTCCAAACGTCAGCGCTTTGAAGCGCTGCAGATCGGATTTCAGCCGCCACGGCATCGCGCCGTTGGCGCCGATCACGCCGTTTTCGGCAACGGCGACGATGAGGACGGTGTGCGGGCGGGCATTTGCCGTCGCGGTCACACCGCGACCTCGGCCTTGATGTGCGGGTGCGGGTCGTAGCCTTCGAGCGCGAAGTCTTCGTAGCGGAACGCGAAGATGTCCTTCACGTCGGGGTTGATCTTCATGACCGGCAACGGACGCGTCGGGCGCGTCAGTTGCAGCCGCGCCTGCTCGAGATGGTTCGAGTACAGATGCGCGTCGCCGAGCGAGTGCACGAAGTCACCGGGTTTCAGTCCCGTCACCTGCGCCACCATCATCGTCAGCAGTGCATAGGAGGCGATGTTGAAGGGCACGCCGAGGAACACGTCGGCGGAGCGCTGGTAAAGCTGGCACGACAATTTGCCGTTCGCGACGTAAAACTGGAACAGGCAGTGACAGGGCGGCAGCGCCATCTTGTCGACGTCGGCCGGGTTCCACGCGCTTACGATCAGCCGCCGCGAATCCGGATTGCGTTTGATCATCTCGACGACGTTGGAAATCTGGTCGATGCTGCGCCCGTCCGGCGCCGGCCAGGACCGCCATTGCGAACCATAGACCGGGCCGAGATCGCCATTGGCGTCGGCCCATTCGTCCCAAATCGAAACGCCGTTATCTTTTAGGTATTTGATGTTGGTGTCGCCGGCCAGAAACCAGAGCAGTTCGTGCACGATCGCCTTCAGCGGCAGCCGCTTGGTGGTCAGCATCGGAAAGCCTGCCGACAGATTGAAGCGCATCTGATGGCCGAAGATCGACAGCGTACCGGTGCCGGTGCGGTCGTGCTTCTCGGCGCCATCGGCGAGAATCCGTTCGAGCAGGTCGTGGTATTGATTCATGGCTGACGTTTCGGGCTGTTCGGGATCGCGAATTTAGCGGCCGGAGGCGGCAATCGACACGCCGATTCGGCTCCGGAAACCGATTATACCCGGAAAAATGATCATTCCGCTCACAAACGACAAGGGGCGGAACCTGCGTCCCGCCCCTCGCCTATCCATCTGATTGCATTGATTAACTTGCGGGCTTGAGTACCGGCGTCCACTTCGCGATTTCGGCTTTGACTAAGGCCGCCAGCGCCTCCGGGGTGCGCTCCGCCGGAGCCGGGATCACGCTGCCGAGTTCGAGCAGGCGCTTGCGGACGGCCTCGTCATTGAGGGCCTTGCCGATCGCCTCGTTCAATTTGGCGATAACAGGCGCGGGCGTTCCCTTCGGCGCGAAGATCGCGTTCCACGCCTGGGCCTGGAACGCCGGAAGGCCTGCTTCTGCGGTGGTCGGAACATTTGATAGCGACGGGTTGCGCTCCGGCGTCGCCACTGCATAGGCCTTGATGGTGCCGGCGTTGATCTGCGGCACCGCGTTGACGATCTGGTCGCACATGTAATCGACCTGCCCGCCGACCAGCGCATTCATCGCAGGCCCGGTTCCGTTGAAGGGAACGCCGGTCGGCTTGATGTCGAGAACCGAATTCAGGAGCTGACACGAGACATGCGACACCGAGCCGACGCCGGCATGCGCGGCGTTCAGCTTGGCCTCGTTGGCCTTCACATAAGCGAGGAATTCCTTGAGGTCCTTCGGCGAAAAATCCTTGCGCGCCAGGATCAGGATCGGCGTGCCGGCGAGCAGGCCGACGGGTTCGAAATCCTTTTCCGGATGATAGGCGAGGCTAGGATACAGCGGCACCGCCGCCGCATGCGTGCCCATGTGCCCGGTAATCAACGTATAGCCGTCATTGGCGGCGCGCGCCGCGCGCGTGGTGGCGGTGGTGCCGCCGGCGCCGACCACGTTCTCGATGATGATGCTCTGGCCGAGCGTCTGCGCCATATGCGAAGTAACGAGGCGCGCGATGACGTCGGTCGGACCGCCGGCCGCGAACGGCACGATCATGGTGATGCTGCGCGTCGGATAGGTTTCCGCCTGCGCCTGCGCCACAACGCCGCACAGCGCGGCAAGCATGGCAACGCAACCGCTCGCTAGCGAGCGACCGTAACTACTCATCGCTGTCTCTCCGGGAAAGCGCGTTAAAAAAATGCCGGCCCAACCGGCCGGCATTCTCATCTCACATCGCCGTGTCCGAAGTCGATTCGACTTCGGACTGCGGCGCGCCGACGCAGGTCAGCGCGCGGTCAGCTTTCGGACTCCACGAACACCTCGTCGCGCTTCTTGCGCAGCGACGGCAGCACCGCCAGCACCAGCAGGAAGGCCGCGATCGCCATCAAAACCGCCGACAGCGGACGGGTGAGGAACACTGACCAATCGCCGCGCGAGATCAGC
The Bradyrhizobium sp. KBS0727 genome window above contains:
- a CDS encoding Do family serine endopeptidase, whose product is MTAARPALSRSLRLIGLAITLSAASMLVSAPASARGPDGIADIAEKVIDAVVNISTSQTVEAKGGGDRGAMPQLPPGSPFEEFFDDFFKNRRGGGPKGGDKNGDMQPRKTNSLGSGFIVDTSGIVVTNNHVIADADEINVIMNDGTKIKAELVGVDKKTDIAVLKFKPVKPLIAVKFGDSDKLRLGEWVIAIGNPFSLGGSVTAGIVSARNRDISQGPYDNYIQTDASINRGNSGGPLFNLEGEVVGVNTLIISPTGGSIGLGFAVPSKTVAGVVDQLRQFGELRRGWLGVRIQQVTDEIAESLNIKPARGALVAGVDDKGPAKPAGIEPGDVVVKFDGKDVKDPKDLSRVVADTAVGKEVDVVIIRKGNEETRKVTLGRLEDNDKAQQAAAKAKEEPAEKPVTQKALGLDLATLSKDLRGKYKIKESVKGVVITGVDGTSDAAEKRLSAGDVIVEVAQEAVSNAADIKKRVDQLKKDGKKSVLLLVANGDGELRFVALSVQ
- a CDS encoding DUF2065 domain-containing protein, whose amino-acid sequence is MRSIAFTDFLIGVGILFVLEGLMFAASPAWMRRAMKSALATPDNILRVVGIGSAVAGLVLIWFVRR
- the hflC gene encoding protease modulator HflC; its protein translation is MRSPVAGIASLIVLLVVIIIGYSSVFTVSQTEQVLVVRLGEPVRVVTDPGLNFKAPFIDSVISIDKRILDLENPSQEVIASDQKRLVVDAFARYRIKNALRFYQSVGSIQAANIQLTTLLNASLRRVLGEVTFITVVRDEREALMNRIRDQLDKEADGYGIQVVDVRIRRADLPEQNSQAVYQRMQTERQREAAEFRAQGGQKAQEIRSKADREATVIIAEANSTAEQTRGAGDAERNRLFAEAYGKDPDFFAFYRSMTAYENGLKSNDTRFLLRPDSEFFRFFANPAGHPPAAAAPAAPKP
- the hflK gene encoding FtsH protease activity modulator HflK, giving the protein MPWKNQGGGPWGSGPKGPWGNGPQSVGPRPPDLEDLLRRGQDRLQQLLPGGHFSGMGIALVLIGALAIWGLSGFFRVQSEELGVVLRFGKHVRTVQPGLNYHLPYPIETVLLPKALRVSTISIGMTLIDDPARRGRTMRDVPEESLMLTGDENIVDVDFTVLWRIKPDGVGNYLFNIQNPEGTVKAVAESAMREVVGRANIQPILTGARTTTEASVQDLMQKTLDSYGSGIAVQQVQMQKVDPPAQVIDAFRDVQAARADLERLQNEAQTYANRVVPDARGRGAQILQIAEGYKEQAVAEAKGQSARFLKVYDEYKKAPDVTRERIYLETMERVLGGSEKLVYDGGGNGQNIVPYLPLSELTPRRPAAPTTSQPQQGGTR
- a CDS encoding dihydrofolate reductase, whose amino-acid sequence is MPWRLKSDLQRFKALTFGRPVVMGRKTFVSIGRPLPGRTNIVVTRDPEFRAAGVVVTSTPADAMAIATGDALRRFATDIAIIGGAEIYAQSIDRADRLEITEVHARPEGDTRFATIDAADWEEVARQRNPAGPDDSADFSYVTFRRRGRH
- a CDS encoding thymidylate synthase; this translates as MNQYHDLLERILADGAEKHDRTGTGTLSIFGHQMRFNLSAGFPMLTTKRLPLKAIVHELLWFLAGDTNIKYLKDNGVSIWDEWADANGDLGPVYGSQWRSWPAPDGRSIDQISNVVEMIKRNPDSRRLIVSAWNPADVDKMALPPCHCLFQFYVANGKLSCQLYQRSADVFLGVPFNIASYALLTMMVAQVTGLKPGDFVHSLGDAHLYSNHLEQARLQLTRPTRPLPVMKINPDVKDIFAFRYEDFALEGYDPHPHIKAEVAV
- a CDS encoding tripartite tricarboxylate transporter substrate binding protein BugD codes for the protein MSSYGRSLASGCVAMLAALCGVVAQAQAETYPTRSITMIVPFAAGGPTDVIARLVTSHMAQTLGQSIIIENVVGAGGTTATTRAARAANDGYTLITGHMGTHAAAVPLYPSLAYHPEKDFEPVGLLAGTPILILARKDFSPKDLKEFLAYVKANEAKLNAAHAGVGSVSHVSCQLLNSVLDIKPTGVPFNGTGPAMNALVGGQVDYMCDQIVNAVPQINAGTIKAYAVATPERNPSLSNVPTTAEAGLPAFQAQAWNAIFAPKGTPAPVIAKLNEAIGKALNDEAVRKRLLELGSVIPAPAERTPEALAALVKAEIAKWTPVLKPAS